ctatacatttttttcttacttcAGGCATCTGCATGTACTGCAGAAAGAAATGGCAAATTTTTCAGTCGTAGCATGGGCCACCAATTCATTCACAATTGATGCTTTGCATTTATCGAAATCCAAAACAATCACAACGAACTGGGCGAACACGTCGTGCATAACACAGATGAACAGCTGAGCAAAAGTGAGTGATTTAAGAGTATATTTTTTTTACACTGAACTCGCAACAAAATTCTGTACACATTAGGTTTGGGGTACATTAAAACCAGGTAAATACAATTTTTAGTGGAGTCTTTTAACCTAAAGTAGCTACAGCCGACACCATAGCAGAAGGCTATATTTTAATCTTCTAACGTGCACTGCTAGTGAACTCAGACCTGTGATTTGATGCTCAGTAGCAggaagccactgagcaaccacagggCAATTAGTTAGGCAATTGCGCTATGAAATATTTCTTCTTCACGATGTTTGTTTTATCCTTCGAAAAGTTGTGCTGTCAGCATACTTAACGACAACGCGCCCTGGGAGCTTGAGGGTGGTAAAAgctttttttgtcctttttgCCCATTCCACGAGAATGAGGCCGCCAAGCTCCTTGACATTAGGGTCCTCGAAATTCTTCGCGTGCATGACTTCACTTCTGTCTCCTTTGCTGATGAGCTGCACCAACCTGCATGTTTACAAAAAAAGTATGAATGCTGGGCCGAGCGAAATACAATAAACTCATGTTAAGTAGCCCAGAGTACAGTTCTGCTGAGCATTTTTTCTTTAGCCTTGAATTACTATTACCTATAAAAATTGACATTCTTCACTGAGATCAACTGTAATCCTAATGGATTTTTTGTCAACGTTGTTGCCGGTAACACATTAAGAGAGACTAAATGCTATTTCTGTAGCCTAAAGAACGATGTAAACTAGAAAATGACTATATTTACCTTCCATACTATGTTTGCGTTTGGGCACTGAATTCGAAAACGATTTCTGTCTGCTGAGGACCATTAGTAACATAGGTGTCAGGCACCCATACACTACTCCGTGAAGTGCCCCGCTACCGGCGCCTCATTAAGTTTGGCAGCGCAGGCGCAATCAAAGCGATTGGCGAAAAGCCTGGCGAGTTGTCTGCGAAGGCTTCACGAGCCACAAGAGGTGGCACTTCGCAGAGTGATGCCACGGGCTCCCGTGTTCTCGCTAGCAgtgtgtatacataaaaaaagcagCTGGATACAGCTTAGCAGCTCCTATATTTAAAATACTATTCGGCAATTAATAACATCACTTATCGGTAGATAGCCGTGCAAAAAATTAGTGTAGGCTGTCTAGGATACCCTTAGAAAGTATATTGAGCCATGTTGAATTGAACCATGAAGAAAATAGACATACACAAGATACTAGAAACAATTGACTCACCAAAGCTTCCTTGGTAGGCCTGCTCAAGCTGCCATCAAACTGCGTGAAGTCCTCCAGTTCATTGAAAGGCTCCGAAACAACATTGGTGTCTGCGTAGGTCGTCTGCGTGTTCAATTTGCTTTCGATGGCTACCAGCAACTTCCCATGCTGTCGTTGCACAATCCTGAATGCAGCCAGCCATGTGAGTATCTCATGTTGACAATCTGAAACATGGAGGTATATGAATGGCTGTAGAGGCCAACATGTGCACCATAACTACAAACAAGAATATGCGCTCCAGCTTAGGTTAAGGAATTTCTTTGAGGAGAGCCACAGAGCTTACGTCTTTCGAATAAAGGCATATAACGTACCTTGAAAACACCTGCGCAGGTGTTTCGCTAGGTAAGCAGTAACCAGAACGACTGCGTTAAGAAACACTTAAGCAGCACATAACGAAGAGGGCACAGTAATGAGAATTGTGGGTTGTAAGTGTGGACACGATAGACCACCAATACTCTAACCTCACTTTCCAATTGTTGATAGTTTTTAAGATAAAGGCAAACTGACAATATGTGTTATATATCACTTTAGCCTAAAACAAGCCCACAGAGTCCTTAACCCTTCGAGGGTTGATTTTGTTCGCCATATGCGACAGCCCAGGGTtgattttttattgcagattcaaATTCTTCTTAGCGACttgctttgaaaaaaattgaccgtaacatgagaaaaaaatattttgcgttggtatatatgtgcttttcattcatgaataacacaataaaaaaataaacttctaagaataaaaaaattgttgcattgttatagttcaaggctttcaaaatgcgcacacgagaatgtTTCGCAAGACTGAAATGTTCCTGCTCTCACgcatccatagcgtaatcaaacTGCGTAGGTGCACTCACTCGAGATAACTGTGTGGGTGTGTGCCCTTCAAAAaggcaaaacgtgtgacaaacttccgctaatcatCTTACTGCCAAACAGAGGCAATTAGGTTTcatgagtctaaaaaaaaaaacagcaatggAAAGTATGCCCGCGGCGTCCTttctatgcgcacccctgtgagcacttaACGAGCGAGAAATAAGCCGTCGCCTTTTGAGCGATCggtaatgagatagccatcagttttgcaagcgcaagaagccgaaactgcctgcggaacaaaacccaaaccgccacccgcccgcccgcgcgcgcgcatatgcgcaagcggtagtatatagacgcgcggaAGCAAACTAGCTGTGAAACAAACCATGCAACTAAAGCAGAGAGGGAGGCGCGTGAAAAAAAtttcctgtattcccacatagtggcagcacatgacagaacagaaaaaaaagttaggaaattggcgctctttttaaacgtacaaacggcgccgtaaatatacggaaTCGACCATTTTGACCTTGTTCAcggcaccgtatatttacgtcattgaccctgaaaggctTAATTAATTGTTCAACAACACGACGACACTAATGTATGCTACAAGCGCACCATGTTACCTGCAAGAGGCAGTAGCTTTGTCACGCGCTTTGGTTCTTACTGAATGACAGCAAGAGAGATGACACTcttctccagaaaaaaaaaaagacataccaAGGCTCGAAACAAATGCAGTAATAGAAACTGCATTTAAAACAACGAAATTTTTACAATGTCAGGTTTACCAGTAATTTGTAGTTGCGACTATCACGGTGGTTCTGCTGTGATGTTCCAATGCTAAGCATGTTACAGACAGGATAAATTCAGTTTTTCGCTACAATGACCAGAAGTAAATAAAATCTGAATCTTCGCATGCCAAAATTTAGGCACGGATACTCGATACTGTTCTGCGTTACTCTACCCCATGTGATGGTTCATCAGTAGTTCTGAAGCACTAGACCTTGCACTTACTAACACTCTCCCCTGCTAATCCTTCTGGATATTTTTATTCACAGTGCCGCAACAGTCGTGCATATTACCTCTAAACACACAAAAATTGTTTAGTTACTTGCATCAACAAACTGCTAGTATCACAAGCCTTGCCCATGCTTTGTGTGAAACCATCTGTTGAAAATGTCAATATAAAAAAACGCCTTTAGCTTTGCTTAAGGAAACATGAAGTACGCACGGAATGAGGCACTAAAGTTTCACTTGCCTGGTAAAATAAGCTAAGACTATCAAGATCACTACGGTACTTGAAAAAATGTGTCGATTGCCATTCACATGTTGAAAAGAAGTAGTTATTGGTCTATTTCTGACATAAGGTATTTGCTGTAGCTTCTACTACTTTATGAGTGCCCAGGAAAAATGCAAGGTTTCAGTTATATTCGTCCTGCAGTTTTCTCCCCTGCAGGGattctgcgtgagcaggcgttcagtgtgctgcgacaccatgtacccgagcacacAAGGTTTccgaccctcccgcgtgtagccgtgtgtGGCCGAATTTCCGGGCGGCAAGGGTTAATCGTGTTTGGGCAATTCACCTAGATTACAGCATATTTGGTTGTAGCAGTGATGTACTGCTAACCTGTACTCAACTGGCCCTTATGTCGTTACGTGTCCTTGTTGGGCTCGGTTGTGGGTGGAAGGCATCACTGCTGAACATAATGCTACGTACTATGTAATCAAGCTATCCTCCATTTCCGGCTCGTCTCGTTCagaaaagggggcgcaccgattcAGCACTCTACTTTTACGCCCACCCTAAACGTTCCTGAAGTTCCACGTTGTGCGTTGTGAAAATGGAAACAAGACTTTATGAACAATCTCGCCATTTCTCGTGTCAaagatgatgtgtagtgttttatggcgcaagggccaggtatggccaaagagcgccatgacaaatgttATGTTATCGGTGCATTGTGAATGATGCAGGCAATGAGTTAGGCAATGAATTTCTTATGgtatatgtgacatggctgtaagaAGGCCTAAAATCGTTCGCTGTGGATGGCGTAAAATAtgtagttgctaaaataatgactcTGACTAAATAATGCTGTGGGCTGTGGTAATGGGGTCTCGCTAAaagcatgatgcaataaaacatagcATTGACACTTTAGATTCAAGGAAGCCTTTGAGTACAAGGCTGTTATACGTGAGCTAAAAAtgtcctggccaaatgatttcgagagtgtctgtttcagctaaaaacGCTAAAACTAATTTCgcattaaaaagcggttcattgccgagaaaaaatttcgggtgaaggggaatattttcgcgatatgcagaaatgaaatactttttcctctgtgtttctaatgcagggcattgaataagaacgTGCAGGACTGTGAGGTTCTGGCCGCACTTACCACAAATGGGAGGATGCcccccagtcaagaggtaagagtgagtgccgtaagtgtgtcctattcttaatcggcaaaggagcacttcgttatatcgtGATGTTCTCTCCGATGCCCAATATCCTAATTTGGGTTTTATCAAGTACAGTTTATTTGATATCTGAGcattccactgctgctgccagtGGATTTTCAGTTTGTGACGCAAGTATGCTTTAAGATCTGTAGCAGGGATGGGTATGTTTGTGTCTGTGTCATTAAAAGCTACCGAAGTAGCtttctcgtcagcagcttcgttgccctttatgccacagtggccaggtacccagcataggatgatcGTTTGCTTAGCACTATAAGCTGAGCACAGTAATGTATACAATTGGTTAAAGACAGTGTTTTTATGTTTACGTACATTCATAAGGGTtcgcactacactcaatgagtctGTGAACACTGTAGCCTTAGTAAGATTCGTTTGCCTGATGTGCTTCACTGCAGAGAGTATCgcatatgcttccgctgtaaagatagaTGTATATGGGTTCAATGTACCGGATATTAAGAATTCTGGTCCTAttgctgcgtaagcaacaccagaagACGACTTAGAGGCATCTGtataaaattcagcacaagaatatttctcctgaagctcaagaaaatgtgatCGTATGTGTGGCTCAGGTGCTCGTTTTGTTATTTCTGCAAACGAGACATCACATTCGATAGACTGCCGTTCCCACGGTGGTGGAAGCCGCGTAGTTGCCATTATGACATTCTCTAAAATCGGCACAGCTGTTTCCTCGGACAATGCTTCCAACCGAAGGGACAGAGGAGGTCTTGTGCCTGGGCGGTTGCGGAAAAGCCTAGCCGTAGACAGGTCGTGAATAACTGAATGGCACGGATGATGGAAATTTGATTTGACTTTAAGGGCATAAGAGAGAGTTAAATATGTTCTTTGGCGATGTAgggaccattcattcgattcagcatacaggctttctacagggctagtcctgaacgcaccagtagcaagacggatacccaagtggtggaCGGAATCGAGCATCTTCAACGCGCTAGGCGTGGCAGAGTTATACACAatggctccgtagtcaaggcgtgaccgtataaggcttttgtacaagCTCAACAGGCAccttctgtcacttccccaagatgtgcgggacaagagcttcagtagattcattgtcctcaagcatttcattttcaaatattttaagtgtgggataaaagttagtttggagtctagaatgaggcctagaaatttatgttcatgactaacagatagccgttctccattaagATCAATAACGGGCTCCGGTATTACCCCTCTCTTATTGGAGAAAAGAATGCATGTACTTTTTTCAGGGTTCAGTCTAAAGCCGTtctcgtctgcccacttagaaaacttattcaggccaagctgcacttgtcgctcgcatatactaagattacatgacttgtaccctatttggatatcatccacgtatacggaataaaacattgtacgtggtatgatagtatggagcgaattcatttttacaaggaataaagtacagctcagcactccaccttgtggcacacctgtttcctgagtAAATAGACGAGATAGGACATTACCAATACGAACATGAAATGTGCGGTTGCACAGATAACTTTGGATCACCTTTAGCAAGTTGCCTCGGACGCCCATTCCAGCTAGATCACGAATAATTCCGAAACGCCAAGTAGTATCGTATGCTttctccatgtctaaaaataccgataagaaaaactgtttgtgcacaaaggcatcccggatatttgtctcgatacggacaagttgatctgttgtggatctatgttccctgaagccacattgcaagggatctagtatcttgttactttcaagaaaatgcaccaagcgatggttagtaattttctcaaaaaacttacataggcagcttgttagggctataggcctatagctgctgGCCAAAGACGGGTCCTTGCCGTCTTTCagaatagggattacgattgctttcTTCCAGGCTGACGGGATATAGCTAGCAGAGATGATGGCGTTAAAAAGGGAGaggagtgttttgtgtgcttcggGATGCAGATGTTTAATCATCTCGTAAATTATTCGATCGGTTCCAGGAGCTGATTGATTACAACTATGTAGTGCAGCCTGGAATTCAGCCATATTGAAAGGACGGTTGTACGGTTCATCGATCTTTCCTTTTTGGTCCAGAGGCCGTCTCTCAGCTTGTTTCTGGTATCTAAGGAATGCATCGGAGTAATGCAATGGGCtagaaatgttttcaaaatgtgccCCAAGAGAGTCAGCTTGGTCCTGAAGggtatttccttgcgtgtttactaatggtagaggatgagtttgccgacctttgattttattcactctgttccaagcttttcGTTCATCATTATAAGAGTTGATGCTAGAAATATATCTTTGCCAGCTCTCCCTTTTGGCACGGCGCCACGTTCTTCTACCctcagactttattttcttgaaaatgatcaaATTCTCCGTAGTTGGAAAGTCTCGAAGGTtcttccaagctttattttgatttctacgcgcttttttgcagtcatcgttccaccatggaacaCGTCGCTTACAGGACGATCCATTTGTTACGGGGATACATACTGACGCCGCATCAACTATGAACACTGTGAAGTATGTCACTGCATCTTCGATAGATAGATTACAGATGTCATTCCAAGTCAAATGTGTTAGCTCCCTGTATCGTGTCCAATCGGCACAATCGACTTTCCACTGGGAGACATGTGGAGAGCACTCATCACCTCTTGTTAGTTTTATGACAatggggaaatggtcactcccgtacGGATTCTCAATCACGTTCCAGTCCAGATGCGGCAAGAGTGAACTCGATGCAATGCTCAAATCAatagatgaaaatgttttgtttgcgacACAGTAAAATGTAGGATCTTTTCCATTTAGCAAACAAGCATCTGTAGAGAGGAGGAAGTTTTCCACTAAgcgtcccctggcatcacaacgacggcttccccaaagggtgttgtgtgcattaaaatctccaaggACAATGTAAGGTTCAGGCAGTTCATAGATAAAGGTGTcaaattctgtttttgaaagttggtAGTTCGGAGGGATATATAGTGAGCAAATTGTTACTAGTTTATTAAACAATATCGCACGTACTGCAACTGCTTCTAGGGGTGTTTTAAGCTGTAATTGCCGGCAtgcaacacccttatctacaattattgccacaccgccagacgaggcaagggcgtcgttgcggtctttccggaaaatggcatactgccggagaaagttcgtgcatgaaggattaagatgtgtttcctggacacacagcacctttggattgtacttatttaagagttccttaatgtcgtctaggttgtggagtaaacccctgacattccattgtattatctgtgtatccatgatGTGTGgagtttgtgctgtgtgtctaagaaatataacTAAGCTCTCGaagcctttccaggccccttgatgcgagctctctctttcttcccggcgcgctcgagggagctgcgccgttccttgggcgtctgagacgccggatttgtgctcgtatccatcacctcttctgaggcggtggatactgcccgcgGAGCGGGGATTTTCGCGGGGGTGGTGGGCCGATCTGCACGTgcagtggccctgggttcaaCAGGCCCGAGGGCCTGCTGTTCCTCCTTTGCGGGGGctggaacagcgctggctgttccggccgggggggctaatggcgtgaccgccgtcacactccgtgtgacttgggcggctgccgaatgatgtagcgctgccccccggcgcgccacatcggtgtaggaaggactagACTGATTGTGGAGAGCGAAACGTTTGCGTGCCTCTGGAAAAGATAGGTTTAGTTTgactttcagttctatgatttgtttctctttcttccacgaggggcacgatcgcgagtaggATGGGTGATCTCCTTTACAGTTGGGACAGCACATTTCTGAAGTGCAGATGTCTGAAGCGTGATCTGTTGAACTACATTTAGCGCAAGTATcacgccctctgcaggtttgcgacccatgccca
This Dermacentor albipictus isolate Rhodes 1998 colony chromosome 1, USDA_Dalb.pri_finalv2, whole genome shotgun sequence DNA region includes the following protein-coding sequences:
- the LOC135909808 gene encoding uncharacterized protein, encoding MYPASIDSGKTLELKVYFICSADSPARAAMQHFIQFNCYYGCSWCYHPGEYIDGTVKYTVSQLFQDRTHKEAPSDCQHEILTWLAAFRIVQRQHGKLLVAIESKLNTQTTYADTNVVSEPFNELEDFTQFDGSLSRPTKEALVGAAHQQRRQK